A stretch of DNA from Methanogenium sp. S4BF:
CAGAATTGCAGGATTGATAAACTTCAGGATGAGCGCCGGAAGGCCGCAGAGAACCGCTTCCCCTCCTGCCGCCTCAATGCCCCGCTCCATGAATTTGCCCACAAGGACCACCTCACGTTCGGGAAAGAGCATCCTCGCATACCGCAGGCCCACTCTCCCCGTGGTCAGCACCGGCTGCTTTGCCGACCGGATTCTCCCGAAGACATCCTCTGAGAGATGGTCATCCCATGGTTCAACAAGCCCGGTCGAGCCCAGCACAGAGACTCCCCCCACAACACCCACGTTCGGATTGAGGGTCTGTTTCCCGATTGCTGCACCGTCCGGGATGGTGAGGCGAACCGTCACGCCATCCAGATGCAGGTCCCGGGCCGCCTCCTCTGTCGCACCCCGGATGGTCGCCCACGACGGAGGGCTGATCGCCGCATCGCCGATGTGGTATCGCGGCGTCTTTCGCACAAACCGCCCGATACCCTCCCCCGCCCGAACAGCGATGCCGGATGCAGTCTCCGTTGCCTCTGCACAGAAGAGCAAATCTGCGGTGATATCATGCGCATAGTCCCCCGGATATTTCCTCGCAGAACCGCACCCGTTTCTTCCCTCTGCGGGGACTTCACATCTCAGGCCGCAGGGAAGGGCGATACAAACAGACGATACCGGCTCATGGAGGGACAGCACGGCCGCCTTGCATGCCGCAGCAGCCGTGGTTCCGGTGGTAAACCCCCGTTTCAGGATTGTCCCTCCGGAGGTGAGAACAGCAAGACCCCCTCTGACCTGCTCAAGTGCATGGCTGTCCGTGCATGCCCGGACCCATTCATCGGGGTATACAAAGCCGGTTACCGGATCATGCACCTTCATCATCTCATCGCTGACTTTCAATGTACATCGTGATGATCTCGTTTACGGAAGCGACCGCGGGAGGTGTCCCGCCGCGTGTTCCCACGTTTGAAACAGACGGGACATGCTTTGTCCGGAGAATCTCTTTTGATTCCTTCGCATTGACAAAACCGACCGGCGTACCGATAACAAGCGAAGGGCGGACGCCTTCGTCAATCATCCTGCATACCGTCAGCAGGGCCGACGGGGCATTGCCAATGACGATGATCGCATTCTCAAGCCGGTCCCGTAATGCCATAAACCCCGCAGACGTCCGGGTAATCCCATATTCCCGGGAGATATCCGCTCCAAAATCCAGCGCACAGAGCACCTCCGACTGATGCTCGTTTTTCCGGATGCCCGTCTGGACCATCCTGATATCCGTGATGACAGGCGCACCTGCCGCAAGGGCACGGAGCCCTGCCTCCACCGGATGGCTGGTGAATGCCATAAGATCAGCCATACCGAAATCGCCGACCGCAATGGCGCAGCGCTGGCGGATTCTGTCCTCCGGCGTCTCGTTTCCGACCACCTGCCGGGCAAGGCCCCTGCTTGTCGATGAGATGGCGTAGCCCTCTCGTGTGTCCGCACCCGGATCAATATACGTATTTTCGGTCATAGCCCCTCGGTGTGATCATCTGCTCTTTTCCGCAGATGGTTCCCATGCGTGACTCCTCTCCGCCGATGATCACAATGGAGCGCATATCGACAAAACTGTCATCGGCAAAGAGCGATTTCAGGGTAAAGAACCGGACCTCCTCTTCATCCCGGAATGCGTTTTTTACCACGACCACCGGAACGGAACCATCCTGATATTTCAGAGCGATGGACAGCGCCTGCGCAAGATTATCGGGCCGCCCCCTGCTCTTCGGATTGTAAACGGCGACCGGCACCCCCATCCGGAACGCCAGATCCATCCTCTTTTCAATTACCTCCCACGGCGTGAGAAGGTCTGAGAGCGAGAGGGTGACATAATCCCCGGAAAGAGGCGAACCGGCACGGGAAGCCGCAGCGGTGGCGGCCGTGACACCGGGTATTACCTCATATTCGATGCAGGAGTGGTCATGCTCAAGCACTTCCAGCACAATACCTGCCATTCCGTACACCCCCGGATCACCGCCGCTGACCATGCAGACGGTCTTTTCGTGCGCCAGTTCCACACAGGCCCGTGCACGCTCAACCTCCTTCCCCATGGAGCTCCGGATGACCTCTTTTCCCTCCACCAGATCCTCAATCTGCCTGAGGTAGAAGTCATTCCCGATGATGACGGCTGATTCCCGGATGGCGTCTTTTGCCCTCTCCGTCAGCTGATCCGTTCTTCCGGGGCCGATGCCCACGATGAAGAGTTTTCCCCTGTTATCTGATGACCGCAACAGTCACTCCTCCGTAAATCTGCTTTTTCATAATGATCTCTTTTCTCTTTGAAAGGGCCAGCGCCGCGGGTTCTGCCACCCCGGGGAGACCCAGTTTATCGCTGGCCCGCGACGGCGACGGGGGAGATTCTGCCCGGATGAACGCATCATCCACACAGATCAGGTTCCCGTCCAGCTCCCCGACTGCCTGAATAAGCCCGGCTTCATCGTATTTTATCGCTGAAGTTGCGTATGCAAGGACCTCATCGGGCGTGATGCCCGCATCGGTGAATGCGGATGCAAGGGCCCGGAGAATATCCTCTTTCCCGGCCCCTCTCCGGCACCCGATGCCGACGATATATTCTCCGCTCTTCAGCAGCACAGAGACGCCCGGCGGTGCGATGGCAATGGCCGGGGGTGCGATCACGTGCACAGCGACATTGCCATCGAGAATCCCTGCATTGACCACCCGTGTCGAATCCCTGTTGATTATCTCAAGACCCCGTGCTGCTGCTGTCGACTCCACCGAAGGCAGCCCCCGTGTCTCGGTTGCGGTGGTAATCACCGGGTGCAGGCCCTGCTCCTCCAGCCGCTTTGCCACCGCATTTCCGCCGTGATGCCCCCCCAGCAGAGGGATGGCATACCGGAAGTCGGGACTGACGACGACGACACAGGGGTCGGTCCATTTGTCGTGCAGGTGAGGTGCAGCGGCCCTGACCGCAATCCCCGTGGACATGACCGCGACAATCGTTTTATAGCGTTCAAACGCGTTTCCGAATGCCTCTTTTGAGTACACCTCAAAAGAGGCATCCATCCGGTCTGCCAGCTCCTGTGCCCTGCCGGCAGTCATTTCCAGGGATATTACAATGGTGTCTGTCATCCGTAGAGGTGGGAATGGGTGTAGGAGGGCCCTACGGGGTTCACCACTTCACCGATGATGATGAGTGCGGTCTTAACAATTCCTGCTGCCCGTGCCTTCTCTGCGATATCAGCGACAGTCCCGCGGACGACCTTCTCGTCCGGCCAGGTGGCGTGATAGATAACAGCCGCAGGCGTCTCCGGTGGGCATTGCACCTTTCCAACGATCTCCTCCAAGTGCTCGGTGCCCAGAAATATCACCATCGTCTGCCCGAGTGCGGAGAGTTCAGCAATCCAGTCCTCCTCAAGGGTCTTTCCGGCAGGGCGGGTGATGATGACGGATTCTGAGACCCCTTTCAGCGTATACTGGATGCCAAGGGATGCGGCCGCTCCAAAAAACGATGAGACGCCCGGAACACGTTCGACCTCGATGCCTGCGTTGTGCAGAATGTCCACCTGCTCGATGATGGCGCCGTAGAGTGCGGGGTCTCCGGAATGGAGGCGCACGACCGTTTTGCCGCTCTGTGCCGCCTCGATCATGAGATCCGTCATCTCTGCAAGCTTCATCCCCCAGCTGTCATATTTTTCAGCAGCAGGGCATGCCGCCACCAGCTCGGGGTTCACGAGGGATCCGGCATAAATGAGCAGATCGGCCCGGTCCAGCAATGCTTTTCCCTTTACCGTGATGAGGCCCGGATCGCCGCATCCGGCCCCGACAATGTATATTGTTGGCATCTCTCTCACTTCCCCGCATATAATATACTGAAATACGCACTTTCTTCCGGGAGCTCATCTGTCTGGTATATCCTCTGGCCGTCCATGTACATTTTTTCGGCCAGAATGAACCGGGTATACCCGGATTTCCTCAGTTCATCGGCCGTCTCCCGTGGCCGCCTCACCTTCAGCCGGATGGTTGCGGTCTGCTCCGACCCGTCTGTTATCTCAATGCCTCCGTTCAGCGTGACGCCCGCAGCAGAGGTGAATGCAGTAATGGAGCTGACTCCGGGGACAGATGTATAGGAAATCTCCGGGTATTTCTCGTCCAGCACCGCACAGAGCCTCCCGAATGTGCCGTAAAAGTTCGGGTCGCCGAGGATGCAGAAGACGGCAAGGCCGTCACGGGCCACCGGAGCAATGAGGTCGGCATTCTTCCCGATGCACCGGGTAATGTATCCTTCATCCGCGGTCATCGGAAAGGACAGGACGACCGGATCTGCCCGGTAGGGTGCGATGATATCCTTTGCAACGGTTCCGGGCACAAATACCTGATCTGCCTGTTCAATCAGGTTCACTGCCTTTACGGTCAGAAGCTCAGGGTCTCCGGGACCGATGCCAACAGCGACAAGCATCTACTGCTTCACCTCACCGACGATGATATACACGGGATTTAAGGGTTTAAACATCAGATCGCCTGCCAGATCATATGACCGGGAGACCTGAATGTGGAGTGCCTCAACAAATATGCCCAGTTCTCTCATCTTCCTGACCGTCCGTGAAACCGTGTCCAGAAGAACGGCGTTGACCACAATTCTTCCCCGGACGATCTCCGTCAGCTTTTCAAGCACCGTCTCTATCTCTCCTGAACCGCCGACAAAGGCACAGTCCAGCCTGTTCATTTCGTCAAGAGCATGAGACGCCTCGCCGTGGATCAGGGTGATATTCTCTATCTCTGCCGTTTCAATCTCCTGCCGTGCGTATTCAACCGCTTCAGCCCGCCGGTCAACTGCATACACACGTCTGCATCGCTCAGACGCCTGAATGGATATTTTTCCGGTGCCGCATCCGATGTCGGCCATGACATCCCCCTCCCGAATTCTGAGTTTGAGCAGGGATACTGCCATCACTTCGTCCTGTGTCGGTCCGCCTTTGAGTCCCATTAAAACATACATTAATTGTTTTAATTCAGATAAAGTGTTGTTGTTTCAATGTGGGCCGTTACTGCGGACAACGTGAGATACCAACGGGAATATTCTGAAGCAGACGTTTAAAAGAATGCCACCACTTCCCCTGCCGGCGGGGTGTGATGAGGCGGGAAAAAAGATTCGTGTCTCATGCATCTGCCACATGCAGTGCATATTTCCGTCAGACGGCAGTTTCAGGCCACGGCAGCCAATCAGCAGGCAAATTCAATCGTGACCTCTCACCGGAGAGAGCCTGAACCACTCGTTTCACCCACGGTTGACCGAACGGATGGTATCCACCAGTCCGGCTGCAAACGGATCCGTGAAATATGCATGGGTATACCCCGCCAGCACATTCTGGAGATAAATCCCGTCTTTCCCGTCTTCAATTCCCCGGCCCCGCTTCAGCTCCAGCGCAAACCGCACGTCTGCGGCGGCGTCCACTCTGGTATAATGGAATTCATGCCCCCGGTATACGGTCCCCCGGGGAAACAGAGCGTCTGCAGCCGTACACCCGGCATCGACGTAGCCGAGTGCCTGGAACCGTCCCATCTTCACGGTCTCGGCCGGGATGACGCCGCACATCCGTGTCGTCGTCCCGTCCATCTCAATACTCTCCGTCAGGTAGGTGAGACCACCGCACTCGGCATAGATGGGCATGCCGCTGTCCGCAGCTTTTTTCACCGCATCCCTGCATGGAGAGCGTGCCAGTTCAGCGCAGTGCAGTTCAGGATAACCGCCGCCGAAATACAGGGCATCCACATCCGGCAGGGAGTCGGTGAGGGGGCTAAAAAAGACCAGTTCAGCACCGGAGTTTCGCAGCCGGTCAAAATTGTCCGCATAATAGAAATTGAATGCCGCGTCATATGCAACCCCGATCCAGACCGGATGGGTCCGTTCTGCCCTTTCGGTTTCAGAGGTTCGGACGGAAAAAGTGCTCTTTGCAATGCCTATGATGGCATCGATATCACAGTTCTCCTCCAGAATTCCCCTGAATTCAGAGATAGAACTGGTCTCATGCGCCATCCGGAGCCCCAGATGCCTGCTCTCAATGCATCTCTCCTTCTCCCAGGGGATATATCCGAATGCGGGGGCGGCAAGAGACGCCGCAATCATCTCTCCGTGCCGTTTGCTGCCGACCCGGTTGAAGATCACGCCGCCGATGTTCACATCAGGATCAAATGAGGTAAACCCCAGCACCTGCGCATTGACACTGCGTGAGGCGCCCTTTGCATCGACGACCAGCACAACCGGACACCCGAGGATCTTTGCCACATGGCCGGTGCTGCCGGTGTCCTCCCCCTCAAGCCCGTCAAAAAGGCCCATGACGCCCTCAATCACGGCGATATCGGCTCCCGCGGACGCCCGGACAAAGGTATCCCTTACCCCCTCTTCCCCCATCATATACGGGTCAAGATTCCGTGAATGCCTCCCGCAGATGGCGGTGTGATGGGTCGGGTCGATAAAGTCCGGCCCCACTTTGAAAGGCTGGACGTTAAGCCCCCGTTTCACGAGAGCAGACATCAGTGCCCCGGAGATCGTGGTCTTGCCGCATCCGCTGTGGGTGCCTGCGATAATAATGGCGGGAATCATCTTAAATCAGATATTGTACGGAAATAGTATTTTCCAGTTCCTTTTCGACCTTTTTCAGAAGACCTCCGGAACAGTGAATTTTTGTATTGATATACCGGTCCGCCCTCTTGCAGCCGTACCGGCACCCGATCCCAGAAATACCCCAGGCGTAGTCATCCCGAAGAGGGCACCTGCGATGGTGGCAATTTAACCGCCAATTCGCACGTAATTAATAGTGGGCCCGTTTTTTAGTCATTGTACCGGTATCCATACTTTGGAACAGCAATTTCAAACCGTGCACCTTTGCCATCGGTTCCGGTTTCTGAGATTGATATATCGGTGATATCAAGAATTTCCCGGGACAAAAACAGCCCGAAACCAGTATTTGAACCAACACCGCGGTCGAATATCTTCTTTTTCATATCATCTGCAATGCCGATGCCATTGTCTTCAATTGTTAAAACCCCGCTCCCTCCGGTTTCATGGAAAGAAACATGAATGTCAGTCACATGTTTCCCATGCCTGACGGCGTTTTCAAAAATATTGTAAAAGACCTTTTCAAGCATTTGGTCGGTAAATATTTCCAGTGTGCCGGTATCTATCCTGACGTTTACCGCGGTAGAAGACATATTTGATACAGCCAAACTGGCTGAATTTTCAACGGACTGCCAGGTCGGGCTGTGTACACCAAGTTCCTGATATTCACGGGTAAATGCGATCTGGCTTTCAATCATTTCTGTGGCTCCGATAATCTTCCCCAGATAATCATCAGCCTTTCCTTTGTCATCTTCCCCTTTTAGCATCTCTTCATACCCAAGGAGAACACTGATCTGGTTGTTGATATCATGCCGGGTGATGGACGAAAGGAGGTTCAGCTTTTTATTCAGCGTCTTCAGTGCATTTTCTGTATTTTTTCGTTCAGTGATATCTCGTCCGACAGACAGGTGGACCACCCGGTTGTTTAATGCAAAGCAGCAGGAATTATTCTCAATAGTAGCAATGGTGCCATCTTTTCGTATCGCTTTGGCTTCAAAGGTTGCTCTTCCTTTTGTGCGGAACTGATTCGCGATATTCAGATAATGATCCCTTGTTTCAGCCCCTTCAATGTCCACCATAGACATCTGGAGCATTTCATCACGGCTGTAGCCAAGACTCCTGCAGGCGGCATCGTTTACCTCCAGGAATCTTCCGGGAGGCCCTCTCGGTGGAAACTCATTAAGAAATATGATGTCACCAGTGGAATTGAATATCTCCCGAAACTTTGTTTCACTCTCACGAAGTGTCTGCTCTGCTTTTTTCCTCTCGCTGACATCCCTTCCCACAGACAGGTGAACCATCCGGTTATTTAATTGAAAAATGGTTCCGCAGGTATCGAATGTAATTATGCTGCCATCTTTTGTTATGGCCCTGCCTTCAAAGGATGCTCTTCCTTTTGCACGATACTGTTTTACGATATCATCAAAATGGTCTCTGATTTCAGGCAACAAAATGTCCGCCATCGACATCCGGAGCAGTTCTTCACGCGTGTATCCCAGATTCCTGCACGTAGCATCGTTCACTTCTATGAATCTGCCAGGACCCGTCCCCGGGATAAACTCATTCAGAAATATGACATCACTTGCAGAATTGAATATCTCACGGAATTTAATTTCGCTCTCACGTTGTGCCGCCTCCACCCTCTTTCGTTCAGATATATCCCGTACAAAAGCGCACCCGTACTTCTGGCCATCATAATTCAGGTTTACAACACTGATCTCAGTACTGACATCTTCACCATCTTTTTTGGAAGACTTTACTTCAAAGATGAAAGCACTATTCCGGTCGTGTTTATTCCAAAAATCCAGAAAATTCTCCTGTTGAAAATTAGGGATAAACATGGAAAGACCCATTCCCCGTAATTCTTCCTCAGAATAACCAAAAATATCTGTAGCCTTCTTATTGACAGAAATAAAATCACCATTAAAGTCCACCCAAAATATGGCATCAGGGCCATTATCCATGGTAAACTGGGTAAATTTCAGTTTTGTTTCTGCTTCCTTCTGCCCGGTAATGTCAATGAAGGAAATGATATTTTTCTTTGTACCCGGAATCATTGCCGAGGTCAGTTTAACATCTATGATCTCACCGGTTCTGTGAATTAGTCTGCAATCGTAGCTATTTGGCACTGAATCCGGTTCAGTCCGTCTGAGCCGGTGATATTCCAGTACTCTCTCCCGGTCTTCTTCTGCAACCCTTTCCTGCCAGTTCAAAAACATCCCGGGCTCATCTCCGGAATAACCCATGAGCAGTTTCATCTTTTCATTGACATGTAAGATAGTGACCTCATCTTCAACAATTGCCATTGCAGTTCCGGTATTTTCAAATACCGTCCGGTAAATTCCTTCTGCCTGTTTGTAGTCAGTTATGTCCCGTATGGATTCAATGGCACCGGTAACACGGCCATCGGTATCATAAAGGGGGGAAGCAGTAAACCACAGGTATGCCCCCTCACCGTTGCGAAGATGAGGGATGAATGTCTCTGCATATAATCTATCTCTGTTTTCACGATTCAGTACCGGATAAGAAACTTCCGTCTGCAAACTTTCATTGAGAACCAGATCAATCATGATCGGACGACGTTTACCGTAAAATGGCAGGGCATATTCATAGTCCCCCTTTCCAAGCATTTCAGATGCGGGAGTGCCTGTCATCTGTTCTATTGCACGGTTCCATGCAATCACTCTCCCATCCATTTTGACTGCAAAGGTGGCGTCAGGCATGAAATTGATGACATCTGCCATCTTTCGTTCATATTCAAGGAGGCGCTTTTCCGCCCGGGTTTTATAAACCACCTGCCTGACACAGTTCTGAAGTTCTCCAAACTGAACATTTGGTTTTCCGCCTTTCTGGAGGTAGTAATCGGCACCGGCATTGAATGCCTCAATAGCAACTTCTTCCCTGCCCCTGCCGGTGAAGAGAATAAAAGGGATGCTGTTTCCTTCAGTACGGAGTGTTTTCAGGAATTCAAGACCGTCCATTTCAGGCATCTGGTAGTCAGATATAACCGCATCATATTTTTCCTCCTGAATCATGTGAAGGGCCTCTTTTACAGAAGAGGCAGTATTGAGCAAAAAATTCCCGGTGTATTCCAGATATTGTTTCGTTACATTGAGCAGTATGGTTTCATCGTCGACATATAACAGGAATATTCGATCATCAGAATTCCCCCCGAATTCAGGAATCATATATTTAACCTCTTTTATCCTATTTCGTTAATCGATTTTCCTAGTGATAACTCTTTCCCCAACTGACTGTCACATCAGGTTAATGTATGTATTAAATACATTTTTCTTCAAGCCCTGATTTGTCAGGACGAAAAGAGAAACCTGCCTGCAATGTGGCCCAAACAATAACAAATCAGTTAAAATAAATTTTTATTTCTACAATTTATTCGTATTAGATGCTTGTTTTACAGAATTATTATAAAGATAATGACAAAAAACCCATTCTCTCATGTTCAATAGCATGGATACCTGGTGAACGGGAATAAAAAAAGTATCAGGACGAAAGACAACAATTGCATTTTCGCTTTCACCGGTGAGCATATCAAAAAGTGTGCCTGCCCGATGAACCGGATATGAAGAAGAATAAGAGGAAATACCAAAAATAATATTCCATAGAATATATTCGAAACACAAACCAACACATAGACACACCACACAATTAGTTTAATAATTCAATATTTCATATAATACAATATGAATTTATTTTAGGGCAGGGATTTGTTTAAAAGAAAGAGGCAAATCACATCACGCCAAACCTGCCAGCAATCGA
This window harbors:
- a CDS encoding cobalt-precorrin-5B (C(1))-methyltransferase → MKVSDEMMKVHDPVTGFVYPDEWVRACTDSHALEQVRGGLAVLTSGGTILKRGFTTGTTAAAACKAAVLSLHEPVSSVCIALPCGLRCEVPAEGRNGCGSARKYPGDYAHDITADLLFCAEATETASGIAVRAGEGIGRFVRKTPRYHIGDAAISPPSWATIRGATEEAARDLHLDGVTVRLTIPDGAAIGKQTLNPNVGVVGGVSVLGSTGLVEPWDDHLSEDVFGRIRSAKQPVLTTGRVGLRYARMLFPEREVVLVGKFMERGIEAAGGEAVLCGLPALILKFINPAILDGTGYGTVEELTQSPRWTDIMEQNLADYKRCMPGMRVVIIDREGRIQGDSN
- a CDS encoding precorrin-8X methylmutase gives rise to the protein MTENTYIDPGADTREGYAISSTSRGLARQVVGNETPEDRIRQRCAIAVGDFGMADLMAFTSHPVEAGLRALAAGAPVITDIRMVQTGIRKNEHQSEVLCALDFGADISREYGITRTSAGFMALRDRLENAIIVIGNAPSALLTVCRMIDEGVRPSLVIGTPVGFVNAKESKEILRTKHVPSVSNVGTRGGTPPAVASVNEIITMYIESQR
- the cobJ gene encoding precorrin-3B C(17)-methyltransferase — protein: MRSSDNRGKLFIVGIGPGRTDQLTERAKDAIRESAVIIGNDFYLRQIEDLVEGKEVIRSSMGKEVERARACVELAHEKTVCMVSGGDPGVYGMAGIVLEVLEHDHSCIEYEVIPGVTAATAAASRAGSPLSGDYVTLSLSDLLTPWEVIEKRMDLAFRMGVPVAVYNPKSRGRPDNLAQALSIALKYQDGSVPVVVVKNAFRDEEEVRFFTLKSLFADDSFVDMRSIVIIGGEESRMGTICGKEQMITPRGYDRKYVY
- the cbiG gene encoding cobalt-precorrin 5A hydrolase, whose amino-acid sequence is MTAGRAQELADRMDASFEVYSKEAFGNAFERYKTIVAVMSTGIAVRAAAPHLHDKWTDPCVVVVSPDFRYAIPLLGGHHGGNAVAKRLEEQGLHPVITTATETRGLPSVESTAAARGLEIINRDSTRVVNAGILDGNVAVHVIAPPAIAIAPPGVSVLLKSGEYIVGIGCRRGAGKEDILRALASAFTDAGITPDEVLAYATSAIKYDEAGLIQAVGELDGNLICVDDAFIRAESPPSPSRASDKLGLPGVAEPAALALSKRKEIIMKKQIYGGVTVAVIR
- a CDS encoding cobalt-precorrin-4/precorrin-4 C(11)-methyltransferase, translating into MPTIYIVGAGCGDPGLITVKGKALLDRADLLIYAGSLVNPELVAACPAAEKYDSWGMKLAEMTDLMIEAAQSGKTVVRLHSGDPALYGAIIEQVDILHNAGIEVERVPGVSSFFGAAASLGIQYTLKGVSESVIITRPAGKTLEEDWIAELSALGQTMVIFLGTEHLEEIVGKVQCPPETPAAVIYHATWPDEKVVRGTVADIAEKARAAGIVKTALIIIGEVVNPVGPSYTHSHLYG
- a CDS encoding cobalt-factor II C(20)-methyltransferase — its product is MLVAVGIGPGDPELLTVKAVNLIEQADQVFVPGTVAKDIIAPYRADPVVLSFPMTADEGYITRCIGKNADLIAPVARDGLAVFCILGDPNFYGTFGRLCAVLDEKYPEISYTSVPGVSSITAFTSAAGVTLNGGIEITDGSEQTATIRLKVRRPRETADELRKSGYTRFILAEKMYMDGQRIYQTDELPEESAYFSILYAGK
- the cbiT gene encoding precorrin-6Y C5,15-methyltransferase (decarboxylating) subunit CbiT; the protein is MGLKGGPTQDEVMAVSLLKLRIREGDVMADIGCGTGKISIQASERCRRVYAVDRRAEAVEYARQEIETAEIENITLIHGEASHALDEMNRLDCAFVGGSGEIETVLEKLTEIVRGRIVVNAVLLDTVSRTVRKMRELGIFVEALHIQVSRSYDLAGDLMFKPLNPVYIIVGEVKQ
- a CDS encoding cobyrinate a,c-diamide synthase — its product is MIPAIIIAGTHSGCGKTTISGALMSALVKRGLNVQPFKVGPDFIDPTHHTAICGRHSRNLDPYMMGEEGVRDTFVRASAGADIAVIEGVMGLFDGLEGEDTGSTGHVAKILGCPVVLVVDAKGASRSVNAQVLGFTSFDPDVNIGGVIFNRVGSKRHGEMIAASLAAPAFGYIPWEKERCIESRHLGLRMAHETSSISEFRGILEENCDIDAIIGIAKSTFSVRTSETERAERTHPVWIGVAYDAAFNFYYADNFDRLRNSGAELVFFSPLTDSLPDVDALYFGGGYPELHCAELARSPCRDAVKKAADSGMPIYAECGGLTYLTESIEMDGTTTRMCGVIPAETVKMGRFQALGYVDAGCTAADALFPRGTVYRGHEFHYTRVDAAADVRFALELKRGRGIEDGKDGIYLQNVLAGYTHAYFTDPFAAGLVDTIRSVNRG
- a CDS encoding PAS domain S-box protein, with translation MIPEFGGNSDDRIFLLYVDDETILLNVTKQYLEYTGNFLLNTASSVKEALHMIQEEKYDAVISDYQMPEMDGLEFLKTLRTEGNSIPFILFTGRGREEVAIEAFNAGADYYLQKGGKPNVQFGELQNCVRQVVYKTRAEKRLLEYERKMADVINFMPDATFAVKMDGRVIAWNRAIEQMTGTPASEMLGKGDYEYALPFYGKRRPIMIDLVLNESLQTEVSYPVLNRENRDRLYAETFIPHLRNGEGAYLWFTASPLYDTDGRVTGAIESIRDITDYKQAEGIYRTVFENTGTAMAIVEDEVTILHVNEKMKLLMGYSGDEPGMFLNWQERVAEEDRERVLEYHRLRRTEPDSVPNSYDCRLIHRTGEIIDVKLTSAMIPGTKKNIISFIDITGQKEAETKLKFTQFTMDNGPDAIFWVDFNGDFISVNKKATDIFGYSEEELRGMGLSMFIPNFQQENFLDFWNKHDRNSAFIFEVKSSKKDGEDVSTEISVVNLNYDGQKYGCAFVRDISERKRVEAAQRESEIKFREIFNSASDVIFLNEFIPGTGPGRFIEVNDATCRNLGYTREELLRMSMADILLPEIRDHFDDIVKQYRAKGRASFEGRAITKDGSIITFDTCGTIFQLNNRMVHLSVGRDVSERKKAEQTLRESETKFREIFNSTGDIIFLNEFPPRGPPGRFLEVNDAACRSLGYSRDEMLQMSMVDIEGAETRDHYLNIANQFRTKGRATFEAKAIRKDGTIATIENNSCCFALNNRVVHLSVGRDITERKNTENALKTLNKKLNLLSSITRHDINNQISVLLGYEEMLKGEDDKGKADDYLGKIIGATEMIESQIAFTREYQELGVHSPTWQSVENSASLAVSNMSSTAVNVRIDTGTLEIFTDQMLEKVFYNIFENAVRHGKHVTDIHVSFHETGGSGVLTIEDNGIGIADDMKKKIFDRGVGSNTGFGLFLSREILDITDISISETGTDGKGARFEIAVPKYGYRYND